The following coding sequences lie in one Silene latifolia isolate original U9 population chromosome 5, ASM4854445v1, whole genome shotgun sequence genomic window:
- the LOC141657020 gene encoding mitogen-activated protein kinase kinase 3, which translates to MAALEELKRKLTPLFDAEKGFPSGITFDGSDSEMSSTSGTINLLSRSYGVYNINAMGLQKCTSSPVDESNYSEKTYQCASNEMRVFGAIGSGASSIVQRAIHIPKHRIIALKKINIFEKEKRQQLLTEIRTLCEAPCSQGLVEFYGAFYIPDSGQISIALEYMNGGSLADVMQFQKCIPEPILSSIVRRLLHGLNYLHGVRHLVHRDIKPANLLVNLKGEPKITDFGISAGLENSMAMCATFIGTVTYMSPERIRNESYSYPADIWSLGLALFECGTGEFPYTANDGPVNLMLQILDDPSPTPSRQKFSPEFCSFIDVCLQKDADARPTAEQLLLHPFITKYEDSQVDLAAFVRGVFDPVQRLKDLADMFAIHYYLLFDGPDEHWQHMKTLYNDESNFSFSGKQFVGPNDIFSSLSNVRRKLGGEWPPEKLVHVVEKLQCRANGQDGVAIRVSGSFILGNQFIICGDGVQVEGLPNFRDISIDLSSRRMGTFKEQFIVEPGDAIGCYRIASQELYIMSHDN; encoded by the exons ATGGCTGCATTGGAGGAATTGAAAAGGAAGCTTACTCCATTATTTGATGCTGAGAAAGGGTTTCCTTCCGGTATCACTTTCGATGGGAGTGATTCCGAAATG TCGTCAACTAGTGGAACCATTAACTTATTGAGCAGATCGTATGGAGTGTATAACATTAATGCTATGGGGCTACAAAAATGTACTTCATCGCCTGTGGATGAATCAAATTACAGTGAGAAGACATACCAGTGCGCTTCAAATGAGATGAGGGTTTTTGGAGCTATAGGCAGTGGTGCTAGTAGTATCGTTCAGCGAGCTATTCACATACCCAAACATAGAATCATTGCCTTGAAGAAAATCAATATCTTTGAAAAG GAGAAAAGACAGCAACTTCTGACTGAGATAAGGACGCTATGTGAGGCACCTTGTTCGCAGGGTCTGGTAGAGTTCTACGGGGCGTTTTATATTCCTGACTCGGGACAAATAAGCATTGCTTTGGAGTACATGAATGGTGGATCCCTGGCAGATGTCATGCAATTTCAGAAGTGTATACCTGAACCAATACTTTCGTCTATAGTTCGGAGGCTTTTGCAT GGATTGAACTACTTGCATGGTGTTCGGCACTTGGTACATAGAGACATAAAGCCAGCAAACTTGCTTGTAAATCTCAAGGGAGAGCCGAAGATAACAGATTTTGGTATTAGTGCTGGGTTGGAGAACTCAATGGCCATG TGTGCTACGTTTATCGGGACTGTTACTTATATGTCTCCTGAGAGAATACGTAATGAGTCGTATTCATATCCTGCCGATATATGGAGCCTTGGGCTTGCCCTTTTTGAGTGTGGCACTGGAGAGTTCCCATACACGGCCAATGATGGACCCGTAAATCTTATGCTACAG ATCTTGGATGATCCTTCTCCTACCCCATCCAGGCAAAAGTTTTCACCAGAGTTTTGTTCATTTATCGACGTTTGCCTGCAAAAGGACGCAGATGCAAGGCCTACAGCAGAGCAG CTTCTTTTACATCCATTTATTACTAAATATGAGGACTCTCAAGTTGACTTGGCAGCTTTTGTCCGAGGTGTATTTGATCCAGTTCAAAGGTTAAAAGATCTTGCAGAT ATGTTTGCGATACATTACTACTTACTTTTCGATGGACCGGATGAACATTGGCAGCACATGAAGACATTGTACAATGACGAATCTAATTTCAG CTTCTCTGGGAAACAATTTGTTGGTCCAAATGATATCTTCTCTAGCTTATCAAACGTGCGGAGGAAACTAGGGGGAGAATGGCCACCCGAAAAGCTAGTTCATGTTGTCGAGAAACTGCAATGTCGTGCTAATGGTCAAGATGGGGTCGCAATCCGAGTATCTGGATCGTTTATCCTCGGGAATCAGTTCATTATATGTGGCGATGGCGTACAAGTCGAGGGCTTGCCTAATTTCAGGGATATTTCCATTGATCTGTCAAGCAGGCGAATGGGAACATTTAAGGAGCAGTTTATAGTTGAACCAGGTGATGCCATTGGATGCTACCGCATTGCTAGCCAAGAGCTGTATATTATGTCACATGACAACTAG
- the LOC141655978 gene encoding small ubiquitin-related modifier 1-like isoform X1: protein MASNGIINPNQIRHEIETLKSQKQKIEARISLLQSQLLQQHSSCTNNSCPPISAVQGTREEDNKQGERAAYIKLKVSGEDGDEVVRMKRSSKFKKLLYAYCDLKSVDFESIVFLLYGRHVHPRHTPDQLEMEDGDEIYVFFKLPREDLVADSS, encoded by the exons ATGGCGTCTAACGGAATAATAAACCCTAATCAAATCCGCCATGAAATCGAAACCTTgaaatctcaaaaacaaaaaattgAAGCTCGAATTTCACTTCTCCAATCTCAATTACTTCAACAACATTCCTCTTGTACCAACAATTCTTGTCCTCCAATCTCCGCCGTTCAAG GAACACGAGAAGAAGACAATAAACAAGGCGAACGGGCTGCCTATATCAAGCTCAAAGTCTCGGGTGAG GATGGTGATGAGGTCGTCCGAATGAAGAGGTCTTCTAAGTTCAAGAAGCTTTTGTATGCCTATTGTGACCTCAAATCTGTGGATTTTGAATCCATAGTATTCTTATTATATGGGCGTCATGTTCATCCACGTCATACTCCTGATCAG CTGGAAATGGAGGATGGTGATGAGATATATGTTTTTTTCAAATTGCCCCGGGAAGATTTGGTTGCGGATTCTAGTTGA
- the LOC141655978 gene encoding small ubiquitin-related modifier 1-like isoform X2, translating to MASNGIINPNQIRHEIETLKSQKQKIEARISLLQSQLLQQHSSCTNNSCPPISAVQGTREEDNKQGERAAYIKLKVSGEDGDEVVRMKRSSKFKKLLYAYCDLKSVDFESIVFLLYGRHVHPRHTPDQLEMEDGDEIYVFFKLPREDYV from the exons ATGGCGTCTAACGGAATAATAAACCCTAATCAAATCCGCCATGAAATCGAAACCTTgaaatctcaaaaacaaaaaattgAAGCTCGAATTTCACTTCTCCAATCTCAATTACTTCAACAACATTCCTCTTGTACCAACAATTCTTGTCCTCCAATCTCCGCCGTTCAAG GAACACGAGAAGAAGACAATAAACAAGGCGAACGGGCTGCCTATATCAAGCTCAAAGTCTCGGGTGAG GATGGTGATGAGGTCGTCCGAATGAAGAGGTCTTCTAAGTTCAAGAAGCTTTTGTATGCCTATTGTGACCTCAAATCTGTGGATTTTGAATCCATAGTATTCTTATTATATGGGCGTCATGTTCATCCACGTCATACTCCTGATCAG CTGGAAATGGAGGATGGTGATGAGATATATGTTTTTTTCAAATTGCCCCGGGAAG ATTATGTTTAA
- the LOC141655010 gene encoding small ubiquitin-related modifier 1-like translates to MSGTQEKDNKQGEQATHVVLKVLGEEGDKVLIRMKRSSQFKKLMDLYCDRQSVDFWSIAFFFNTRQLTPNLTPDEDGDVIDAFFKMPHRRRN, encoded by the exons ATGTCAGGAACACAAGAGAAAGACAATAAACAAGGCGAACAGGCTACTCACGTCGTTCTCAAAGTCTTGGGTGAG GAGGGTGATAAGGTCTTAATCCGAATGAAGAGGTCTTCTCAATTCAAGAAGCTCATGGATCTCTACTGTGACCGCCAGTCTGTGGATTTTTGGTCCATAGCATTCTTTTTTAATACACGTCAACTTACACCAAATCTGACTCCTGATGAG GATGGCGATGTGATAGATGCTTTTTTCAAGATGCCCCACAGACGCAGAAATTAA